One segment of Neodiprion fabricii isolate iyNeoFabr1 chromosome 1, iyNeoFabr1.1, whole genome shotgun sequence DNA contains the following:
- the LOC124178273 gene encoding insulin-like growth factor-binding protein complex acid labile subunit: MLLRALTIVWIAIGGIRSDVFDPPDPLELTDKSDLKYRPWDAEDASNTTWISLAGMGITHLGSSMFQLNIPNLKWLRMDNNRIERIANDSFKFFPNLTYLSLAGCDIQNIEPSAFRNLDSLKILDLDRNQLQYLSVELDWLINLHMLERLYLRNSNMQDFSVADTNTLKHLHLSGNQLSIFIFETPVSTELTHLYLDNNQLRYISLWNFKSLVYLNVANNQFGSIKTCSTSHYPSHGYNSYDSNDDSETLCLNRAPALQYLLLSNNQISMIETDVFRDIKTLVEVDLNNNQISLIHAGIFNNLLRIEYILLDSNEITDVNYHAFVNLPNLKMISLKYNKITDIDEDAFTKLNSSANEVSLFLDHNQIRILRRGSFRGIDGLKYIGLSNNKIRTISSQAFVDLPNLASIVIEDQFQSLDQSSSNLYDPYYHIQPRPRLEDLGLIESDAFFNLSNLTSIIIRRNLFTVIESRAFHDLPKLRTLDLSDNNIQILSSEVFVDLPELESLSLKGNEISAITEEAFGKLNSTANKVSLFLDSNKIHTLNTGSFRGIKGLNHIGLSHNEIKTISTQAFVDLPNLASILIEDQVADQSPTPMPFSTTEPGFFDDYEDGLNQRFLEPAKAFKLQEPTPKEIGLIESDAFSNLSNLACITIRRNSFAVIESQAFHVLPALTTLDLSYNRIRRLSSGAFDDLPKIERLDLRNNLISVINEDTFTDLNSKADAFHLQLDNNQIRTLSSGSFRGIKALNAIGFGGNRIKTILSQAFIDLPNLESIVIEYQPNDLIDERTFIASDAFLNLSNVTSITIRGNTFHEIKARAFHDLPELTELNLSENRIEILSSKAFLDVPKLENLYLHRNFIPEIEPNTFPKQLRNLDLSWNPICKNFSCWDVEELDQLTQLDLSGIIDRFMIDEFADLPRNLTVVVGQAERCP; encoded by the coding sequence atgTTACTGCGAGCCTTGACCATTGTTTGGATCGCGATCGGTGGAATACGTTCGGACGTCTTCGATCCCCCCGATCCCCTGGAATTAACGGACAAATCCGATCTGAAATACAGACCCTGGGATGCCGAGGACGCGTCTAACACAACATGGATTTCTCTGGCAGGAATGGGGATCACACATTTGGGATCGTCGATGTTCCAACTCAATATTCCTAATTTGAAGTGGCTGAGGATGGACAATAATCGAATCGAGAGGATAGCTAACGatagtttcaagttttttccaAACTTGACTTACCTCAGTTTGGCGGGCTGCGACATCCAAAATATTGAACCTTCCGCCTTTCGTAATCTTGacagtttaaaaattcttGATCTTGACAGGAATCAGTTACAATATCTCAGTGTAGAACTTGATTGGCTCATTAATTTGCACATGCTGGAACGTTTATATTTGAGAAATTCCAATATGCAGGATTTCTCAGTGGCGGACACGAATACCCTGAAACATCTTCACTTATCTGGAAAccaattatcaatttttatttttgaaacccCTGTTTCAACAGAGTTGACGCATCTGTACCTTGACAATAACCAATTGAGGTACATCTCATTATGGAACTTTAAATCGCTTGTCTATCTAAATGTAGCTAACAACCAATTTGGAAGCATTAAAACTTGCTCAACGTCGCATTATCCCAGTCATGGTTATAATTCATACGACAGCAATGATGACTCAGAAACCCTGTGTCTCAATCGCGCTCCAGCTCTGCAATATCTCTTGCTTTCGAATAATCAAATATCCATGATCGAGACGGACGTTTTCCGAGATATTAAAACCCTGGTTGAAGTAGAtcttaataataatcagaTCAGTCTAATCCACGCGGGTATATTCAATAACCTCTTGCGCATTGAATACATTTTGTTGGACTCAAACGAGATTACGGATGTCAATTATCACGCGTTTGTTAACTTGCctaatttgaaaatgatatcgttgaaatataacaaaattacCGATATCGACGAAGACGCGTTCACCAAACTTAATTCAAGCGCCAATGAAGTTTCCCTGTTTTTAGACCACAACCAAATACGTATTTTGAGGAGAGGTTCTTTCCGGGGTATCGACGGGCTGAAATATATAGGTCTCAGTAATAACAAAATACGAACCATCTCGTCACAGGCCTTCGTTGATCTTCCCAACCTGGCAAGTATAGTGATAGAAGATCAATTCCAATCTCTCGATCAGAGTTCGTCTAATTTATACGATCCATACTATCATATACAACCAAGACCGAGGCTGGAAGATTTGGGGTTGATAGAGTCGGATGCATTTTTTAATCTGTCCAATTTGACTTCAATCATAATTCGTCGAAATTTGTTCACTGTCATAGAGTCTCGGGCGTTCCACGACCTGCCAAAATTAAGAACATTAGACTTGTCTGACAACAACATTCAGATTCTATCCTCTGAAGTATTCGTCGATCTTCCTGAACTCGAAAGCTTGAGTCTTAAAGGCAATGAAATCAGTGCGATAACTGAAGAAGCATTCGGCAAGTTGAATTCAACCGCGAATAAAGTTTCCTTGTTTCTCGATAGCAATAAAATACACACGTTAAACACGGGCTCGTTTCGCGGTATCAAAGGTTTGAATCACATCGGTCTTAGCCACAACGAAATAAAAACCATCTCGACACAGGCCTTCGTAGATCTTCCGAATCTTGCGAGCATACTAATCGAAGATCAAGTGGCTGATCAGAGTCCAACACCAATGCCATTTTCGACAACAGAGCCGGGATTTTTCGACGATTACGAAGACGGGTTAAACCAACGGTTCCTCGAACCGGCTAAAGCCTTCAAATTGCAAGAACCAACGCCGAAAGAAATAGGGTTGATAGAGTCAGACGCATTCTCGAACCTATCAAATCTAGCTTGTATCACGATTCGACGCAATTCATTCGCCGTTATCGAATCTCAGGCGTTCCACGTGCTGCCGGCTTTGACAACGCTGGATCTGTCTTATAATCGCATAAGACGTCTCTCCTCCGGAGCTTTTGACGATcttccaaaaattgaaagattgGATCTGAGGAACAACCTGATCAGCGTCATAAACGAGGATACTTTTACCGATCTGAATTCAAAAGCGGATGCGTTTCATTTGCAATTGGACAACAACCAAATACGCACTTTGAGCAGCGGCTCATTCCGCGGCATCAAAGCTTTGAATGCTATTGGCTTCGGCGgtaatagaataaaaacaattctctCACAAGCTTTCATCGATCTTCCGAATCTCGAGAGTATAGTGATTGAATATCAACCGAACGACCTTATTGACGAGCGCACCTTTATAGCATCGGACGCGTTTTTGAATCTTTCAAATGTAACCTCGATCACCATTCGAGGTAATACATTCCATGAAATAAAAGCTCGGGCCTTCCACGACCTTCCGGAATTAACCGAGCTGAACTTGTCGGAGAATcgcattgaaattttatcatccaaAGCATTTTTGGACGTTCCcaaattggaaaatttgtacctccatagaaattttatacctGAAATCGAACCTAATACTTTTCCTAAACAGTTACGGAATCTGGATTTATCGTGGAATCCGATTTGCAAAAACTTTAGCTGCTGGGACGTTGAAGAACTTGACCAGCTTACGCAACTTGATCTTTCGGGGATAATTGATAGATTCATGATCGATGAATTTGCCGACTTGCCGAGGAATCTAACAGTCGTAGTCGGGCAGGCAGAAAGATGTCcgtga